The Bacillus sp. B-jedd sequence AAAGAATTTCAGCCTTTTTCACATCCTTAAGGCGCTGGAAAGATGCTTGCAAATCTTCTTTGGAAAGGCTCCCATGCTCTGACGCACCCGGCTTCATATGGTCTTCAGACCAGACATAGCTGGCTGGTATGGTTTGATGGATTTGATTCAGATGTTTTAAAAAGTTTTCTCCGATTTGCGGTTTTTGATTACATTCGTAAATGACCGCGAACCAGATGAACAGATGGGTCTCCCACAATCCTATTTGAAAATGGGGAAGCATTTTATAACCCCTCGGATTACTAGCGAAAGCAACCCATGTATCATTCGGCGGATTCTTTGTCCTTCTGGCATGCTTGGCAACGTGGGCGAATATTTCTTCCCCCGCCAATTCAGATAACCTTGGAGCATAATAACTGCCGAGGAAATCAAGTTTCGGCCTTACATTCTGGATCAATGCTTCCATTCTGTTATCCAGGCCGGCAATTGTAAACACGTCAAAATCTTCTTTAGTAAAACCGTTGAATTCCATAAAGTCCTCCTGCTTATCCACTTCCAAGTCATTTTAGCATATGGAGAGCTTTAGATAAAATAATATACCATGGCAATTGAAAATCCTATATTTTGGTGCCGATTCTCGATTTGGCTCATATTATATTAAAAAATCCGAAAAATCTGTTAATAGCCGGAAGGAGTGCATGGATAATGAAACAATTGATTAATTCTACAAGGAAAAAGGCTTTTGATAAGGAAAGAACAGCGGTTTTAAGACTGGAAATGGACTATGAGCTTGCTACATTATTTGATGCCATGTCAGAAAATAATGAAGAGATGAAAAAACACTGTAAACTAAGACTTGAAAAAATCCGCCAGGAATTGCTCCGTCTCAAGGCACTTTAAGCAGGATGAAGATAAGGAAGACTATCAATGTGTTAGCAATAAATTTCTATAACAAATCTGATTAAAACGGACTCACCGGCCATGCTGGAGAGTTCGTTTATTATTTTTTGCTCAGGAAACCATATAAGTTGATGGGCAGGATTGAATTGTTTAAGCTAGGGGAAAGGCATTTTCAATAGTGGAGGTCTATAAATGGATTTGGATCATGTTTATGAACAGGCGAAAAATTGGGTGCTCGAAGCGGGTGAAAGGATCCGATCTTCCTTTGATAAAACTTTGGATATCCATACGAAATCGGATCCCAATGATCTTGTTACCGATATCGATAGAGATACAGAAAAGTTTTTCATCGAAAAAATTAGAAAATCCTTTCCAGGCCACCGGATCATGGGTGAGGAAGGTTTTGGGGACGAGCTTTCGGATTTGGATGGAGTAGTGTGGATCATTGATCCAATAGACGGAACGATGAATTTCATTCACCAACAACGAAATTTCGCCATATCTTTAGGGGTTTATGAAAATGGTGTCGGAAAAATCGGACTGATATATGATATTGTCCATGATGAACTTTATCATGCCGTCGCAGGACGCGGGGCTTATTTGAATGAAAAGCTAATTCCAAAATTGGAACAAACGAGTGTTAACGAAGCCATACTGGCCTTAAACATAACCTGGGTGATGAAAAACAGCCGGATTGACCACAATCTTCTTATCCCACTCGTCAGGGACGTAAGGGGGACAAGGTCTTACGGGTCTGCCGCCCTTGAACTTGTGTATGTCGCCACAGGAAGAATAAACGCCTATATTTCCCCGCGCCTTGCCCCTTGGGATTATGCGGGTGGGAAGATTATTGTCGAAGAACTAGGTGGAATCGTAACTGATTTGAATGGCGGCGAACTTGATATGTTGAGCAACACATCGGTTTTCGCAGCTGGCCCTGGCTTGCATGGGGATATCTTGGGGGATTATTTGAAGGACTTAAAATAAATTATTCAGGCGGGATCTGAAAATCAGTCCCGCCTGATTTATTCACTTAAAAAAGTACCGATATCAAATGGAATATCAGCATCACTTTACTTCGTGCTTGGACGTTTTTTGCTTTTAAACCCTCCGTGCATCGCCAAAATTAGAAAAGCGATGCTGAGTGCCAATATTAAAAAGCTTTTCTCCCCAATGGCTACTCCAACCCCTGATAAAGAAGCCGCGGCAAGA is a genomic window containing:
- a CDS encoding YktB family protein encodes the protein MEFNGFTKEDFDVFTIAGLDNRMEALIQNVRPKLDFLGSYYAPRLSELAGEEIFAHVAKHARRTKNPPNDTWVAFASNPRGYKMLPHFQIGLWETHLFIWFAVIYECNQKPQIGENFLKHLNQIHQTIPASYVWSEDHMKPGASEHGSLSKEDLQASFQRLKDVKKAEILCGCHLDRDIVIQMGPSELLRSIDDVFRKILPLYKLS
- a CDS encoding YlaF family protein, yielding MKNIKWNALGYAVLAAASLSGVGVAIGEKSFLILALSIAFLILAMHGGFKSKKRPSTK
- a CDS encoding inositol monophosphatase family protein, with translation MDLDHVYEQAKNWVLEAGERIRSSFDKTLDIHTKSDPNDLVTDIDRDTEKFFIEKIRKSFPGHRIMGEEGFGDELSDLDGVVWIIDPIDGTMNFIHQQRNFAISLGVYENGVGKIGLIYDIVHDELYHAVAGRGAYLNEKLIPKLEQTSVNEAILALNITWVMKNSRIDHNLLIPLVRDVRGTRSYGSAALELVYVATGRINAYISPRLAPWDYAGGKIIVEELGGIVTDLNGGELDMLSNTSVFAAGPGLHGDILGDYLKDLK